From Parambassis ranga chromosome 9, fParRan2.1, whole genome shotgun sequence, the proteins below share one genomic window:
- the LOC114441126 gene encoding LOW QUALITY PROTEIN: golgin subfamily A member 1-like (The sequence of the model RefSeq protein was modified relative to this genomic sequence to represent the inferred CDS: substituted 2 bases at 2 genomic stop codons), which translates to MAEGMALALEKKDQEWMEKLGSVEKADLSARLEEMMEQSLALFQKRDDLDELEGFQQQELAKVKHMEELLSQREQELQQKEGEVQSAKRGLSEARGKLRALEQQHEESCRLNSELEIEREELLLLREEADKKISELEGQCQELQSVIQQVSEDFQKSQSMVSNLEKSLHELQTEHDALKLQQQKAAVTEEDKERLLVDLQKKVSSLERRLEGNLSQDEHLQELLQEKSNVETMLKDTRAELLAVRTNHADTVSSLEAQVSRMSCTITELQTLLRHKEDSSRAYRERSFTFYITLNRENKMIXSAXNEMKEMFCISVCFAQQGEWNAEKAFLDQQVCLLEQQSQEKASRLEESISSLQTDKQMLLDRVADLDKQMNEANSTLKQRSEEMEDCKAELNGRQTLSTEIAKALEETRRQKEELQMQVGELTRDLQTELSTATEKLALREEDTETLQNEMQSRQALLVQLQEEAERLRAQLKQMELDKDSELTSLKEELLSQTQQLDSCQARVSYLEVEVETLTEQLHSPEVCEEDQNGSVTVDDLDHVQKVNRELEQQLSDKNRTIKQLQQRLAELKRTLQKELKLKPEPEAEGREKLLESRAEKQEKVCPDPPPASTPSPPTSNTTVTNTSDLNDSREINFEYLKHVVLKFMSSRDAEAYQLIRAVAVLLNFSREEEEMLKQTLEYKMSWFGSKPSPKGTIRPSISGTSTNWS; encoded by the exons ATGGCAGAGGGGATGGCTTTAGCTTTAGAAAAGAAGGATCAG GAATGGATGGAGAAGTTGGGCAGTGTGGAAAAG GCTGACCTGTCAGCTCGCCTAGAGGAGATGATGGAACAGAGCTTAGCACTCTTCCAGAAAAGGGATGACCTGGATGAACTGGAGGGctttcagcagcaggagctTGCTAAAGTGAAACACATG GAGGAGTTACTGAGCcagagagagcaggagctgcagcagaaggaGGGTGAAGTTCAGTCAGCAAAACGAGGGCTCTCTGAGGCCCGGGGAAAACTCCGTGCtctggaacagcagcatgaggagagctgcagactCAACTCTGAGCTTGAAATAGAGAG agaggagctgctgctgctcagagaagaGGCAGACAAGAAGATAAGTGAGCTGGAGGGACAATGTcaggagctgcagtctgtcatccAGCAAGTTTCTGAAGACTTCCAGAAG tccCAGAGTATGGTCTCAAATCTAGAGAAGTCACTCCATGAATTGCAGACTGAACACGATGCCCTGAAGTTGCAGCAACAAAAG GCTGCTGTGACCGAGGAGGACAAGGAGCGCTTGTTAGTGGACCTTCAGAAGAAAGTATCTTCATTGGAGAGACGGTTGGAAGGGAACCTGAGCCAAGATGAGCATCTACAGGAGCTTCTTCAGGAG AAGTCCAACGTGGAGACGATGTTGAAAGACaccagagcagagctgctggcTGTCCGAACAAACCATGCTGATACTGTTAGCTCTCTGGAGGCCCAG GTATCCAGGATGAGCTGTACTATTACTGAGCTGCAGACTCTGCTCCGGCACAAAGAAGACTCCTCCAGGGCCTACAGAGAGAgaagttttacattttacattactCTTAACAGGGAAAATAAGATGATTTAATCTgcctaaaatgaaatgaaagaaatgttctgcatctctgtttgttttgcCCAGCAAGGAGAGTGGAATGCAGAGAAAGCCTTTCTGGAtcagcaggtgtgtttgttAGAGCAGCAGAGTCAGGAGAAGGCCAGTCGGCTGGAAGAAAGCATCAGCTCtttacagacagacaaacagatgctGCTGGACAGGGTG GCTGATCTGGACAAACAGATGAATGAGGCAAATTCCACTCTGAAGCAGCGGAGTGAAGAGATGGAGGACTGTAAG GCAGAGCTGAACGGCCGGCAGACATTGAGCACAGAAATTGCTAAAGCTCTGGAAGAAACCAGACGACAGAAGGAGGAACTGCAAATGCAG GTTGGAGAGCTGACCAGAGACCTACAGACGGAGCTGTCCACTGCCACCGAGAAGCTAGCGCTGAGAGAGGAAGATACTGAAACACTCCAGAACG agatGCAGAGTCGGCAGGCATTACTTgtccagctgcaggaggaagccGAGCGGCTGCGAGCACAGCTGAAGCAGATGGAGCTGGATAAAGACTCCGAGCTGACCAgcctgaaggaggagctgctcagtcaaacacagcagctagaTAGCTGCCAGGCACGG GTCTCGTAccttgaggtggaggtggaaaCCCTGACAGAACAGCTTCACAGCCCtgaagtgtgtgaggaggatCAAAATGGCAGTGTGACCGTGGACGACCTGGATCATGTCCAGAAAGTAAACCgagagctggagcagcagctcagcgACAAGAACAGG accatcaagcagctgcagcagagactggCAGAACTGAAGAGGACTCTGCAGAAAGAACTG AAACTAAAGCCTGAGCCAGAAGCTGAAGGGAGGGAGAAATTGTTAGAAAGCCGAgcagagaaacaagagaaggTTTGTCCAGACCCTCCACCAGCATCCACTCCGAGCCCCCCGACCTCCAACACCACAGTGACTAACACCTCAGACCTCAACGACTCACGGGAAATCAACTTTGAGTATCTCAAGCATGTTGTCCTCAAGTTCATGTCATCTAGAGATGCCGAG GCTTATCAGCTCATTCGAGCTGTAGCTGTGCTGCTGAACTTCAGTCGCGAGGAAGAGGAAATGCTGAAGCAAACCCTGGAGTACAAG ATGTCATGGTTTGGATCCAAGCCCTCTCCTAAGGGGACCATCCGGCCTTCAATCTCAGGCACTTCAACCAACTGGAGctga